A portion of the Leptospira barantonii genome contains these proteins:
- a CDS encoding MBOAT family O-acyltransferase → MIFNSAVFIYFFLIVLAVCYFFAARKTSTNIQNIFLLIASYTFYGWWDWIFLILIIFVSVSNFYIALLIEQKESNKIRGWLLFLAIVIDMGMLGFFKYYNFFIENLSVAVKTSAGLFGVEDPTLFQDATFLQIILPVGISFFTFQTLSYVIDVYYRKLKAETNLIDFSLFVCFFPQLVAGPIERAGDLLPQIKEDRKINLDLFYKGCLLILVGFYMKTYVADNLAELVNLVFLDNPLIYKANPDLAGGHSAIHIILSFLAFFFQIYCDFAGYSYIARGSAFLLGFNLSENFITPEFSVNFRELFRRWHVTLNRWFTDYVYIPLGGSKVSRLYNFRNLFIIFGLSGIWHGASWNFAFWGLACGLYIVLYMIFKEPFEKLKLSAKSAFPFLNHAFFTKGFFFWSCFFTTFMFAMTSIFFRSYDGQHARILLASIFENFFTLKGPNDQISIANYFTEIIKVIGPLLLWDYFHYKNNSAFFIFEKPAVIRILTYLFFFYCIVLKGVFGKNVIYFAF, encoded by the coding sequence ATGATCTTTAACTCTGCGGTCTTTATTTATTTCTTTCTAATCGTTTTGGCGGTTTGTTATTTTTTCGCCGCAAGAAAAACGTCTACCAACATTCAGAATATTTTTCTTCTGATCGCGTCTTATACGTTCTACGGCTGGTGGGACTGGATCTTTTTGATTCTAATCATCTTCGTTTCCGTTTCGAACTTCTACATCGCTCTTCTCATAGAACAAAAAGAATCCAACAAGATCCGAGGATGGCTTTTGTTCTTAGCGATCGTGATCGATATGGGGATGCTCGGCTTTTTCAAATATTATAATTTTTTTATAGAGAATCTAAGCGTCGCGGTCAAAACCTCGGCCGGTCTTTTCGGAGTGGAAGATCCGACCTTGTTTCAGGACGCGACTTTTTTACAGATCATTCTCCCGGTGGGAATCAGCTTTTTTACGTTTCAAACGCTTTCTTACGTGATCGACGTTTATTATCGCAAACTCAAAGCGGAAACGAACCTGATCGATTTCTCTTTGTTCGTTTGTTTTTTTCCGCAGTTGGTCGCGGGTCCAATCGAAAGAGCCGGAGATCTTCTTCCTCAGATCAAGGAAGACAGAAAGATCAACTTGGATCTTTTTTACAAGGGTTGTCTTTTGATTCTCGTGGGTTTTTATATGAAAACCTACGTCGCGGACAACCTCGCCGAACTCGTAAACCTCGTTTTTCTCGACAATCCTTTGATCTATAAGGCGAATCCGGATTTAGCGGGCGGGCATTCCGCGATTCATATCATTCTTTCGTTTTTGGCGTTTTTCTTTCAGATCTACTGCGACTTTGCGGGATATTCTTATATTGCAAGAGGTTCCGCGTTTTTACTCGGATTCAATCTGAGCGAGAACTTCATTACGCCCGAGTTCAGCGTGAATTTTCGAGAACTGTTCCGCAGATGGCACGTTACGCTCAACCGATGGTTCACGGATTACGTATACATCCCGTTAGGCGGAAGCAAGGTAAGCAGACTTTACAATTTTAGAAACTTGTTCATCATCTTCGGTCTTTCGGGAATTTGGCACGGTGCAAGTTGGAACTTCGCGTTCTGGGGACTTGCCTGCGGTCTTTACATCGTTCTTTATATGATCTTCAAGGAACCGTTCGAAAAGTTGAAACTCTCCGCAAAAAGTGCGTTTCCTTTTTTAAATCACGCGTTCTTTACGAAGGGATTCTTTTTCTGGTCCTGTTTTTTCACCACGTTTATGTTCGCGATGACGTCCATCTTCTTCAGAAGTTACGACGGTCAACACGCGAGAATTCTTTTGGCGAGTATCTTCGAAAACTTTTTCACGCTCAAAGGTCCGAACGATCAGATCAGCATCGCCAATTATTTCACGGAAATCATCAAGGTTATCGGGCCTCTCCTCCTCTGGGATTATTTCCACTATAAGAACAATTCAGCTTTCTTTATATTCGAAAAACCTGCAGTAATCCGAATTCTTACGTATCTGTTTTTCTTTTACTGCATAGTTCTAAAAGGTGTGTTCGGCAAAAATGTCATTTACTTCGCTTTTTAA
- the rsfS gene encoding ribosome silencing factor, translating to MTPAPKQNPTTKEILQIIHDIMVDKKCEEVSILNLEGVNSYLSYFVICTVNSAVQANAVAREVRKTLKEYKLAHKEADKTGTSANSGWTLLDFGEIIIHIMTPEKREYYNLDRLWRDAKRMEL from the coding sequence ATGACCCCCGCTCCCAAACAAAACCCAACAACCAAAGAAATTCTTCAGATCATCCACGACATCATGGTGGATAAAAAATGTGAAGAAGTCAGCATTCTAAACTTAGAAGGTGTGAATAGCTATCTAAGTTACTTCGTCATCTGCACCGTCAACTCGGCCGTTCAAGCGAACGCAGTCGCAAGAGAAGTCAGAAAAACATTAAAAGAATATAAACTAGCGCACAAGGAAGCGGATAAAACCGGAACCTCAGCGAACTCGGGTTGGACACTTTTAGATTTCGGCGAAATCATCATTCATATCATGACTCCCGAAAAAAGAGAATATTATAATCTAGACAGACTCTGGCGAGACGCCAAGAGAATGGAACTCTAA
- a CDS encoding MarR family winged helix-turn-helix transcriptional regulator, whose product MSAQPEKIVHLLSGISERIFFSLSLSYEKEGYKDISPTQGAVLCALRNKIPESMTSISKKVFRDRSTVTQIVKRLVANGYVERFKNVQDSRISEIVLTEKGKAARSAVVRSSRKMFTRIYKHTTFEERRILIALLEKIDSGS is encoded by the coding sequence ATGAGCGCGCAACCCGAAAAGATCGTACACTTACTCTCCGGAATCTCGGAAAGAATCTTCTTCAGCCTTTCTTTGAGTTATGAAAAAGAAGGGTATAAGGATATAAGCCCTACACAAGGAGCCGTTCTCTGCGCCTTACGAAATAAAATTCCGGAGTCGATGACTTCCATCTCGAAAAAAGTTTTTAGGGATCGATCCACGGTCACACAAATCGTCAAACGATTGGTCGCCAACGGTTACGTGGAACGTTTTAAGAATGTACAGGATTCTAGGATTTCGGAAATCGTCTTAACGGAAAAAGGAAAGGCCGCGAGATCCGCGGTGGTTCGCTCCTCCAGAAAAATGTTCACGAGGATCTATAAACATACGACCTTTGAAGAAAGAAGAATCCTGATCGCGCTTTTGGAAAAAATAGATTCGGGAAGTTGA
- a CDS encoding cytochrome-c peroxidase: MFRILSILFLISLLVAFGACKEPVQKTELEGFVVKNVIHPNNNPYNKDKVELGKLLYFDKRLSLKGDTNCAICHSVEIQNSEKNSAPRNKIHNSPAPSLTNVGLYKDVFSDPQANDLEDIVKERVHTAVMLKDEKTIVARLNQVPEYRELFEKSFGSPGITMDRIVKAISAFERTIVSKNSKFDRYVMGEESALSPAQKRGLDVFMNKAKCSQCHKGPNFSDSEKHTTGLSGIEQKIRTPSLRDVSKKNEFMHNGKFTKLEDVVDHFVKGGSRGSIEDPLLKPSTITEVEKKDLIEFLKSLEGESHPLEMPKIPKA; the protein is encoded by the coding sequence ATGTTTAGGATTTTGTCCATTTTGTTTCTCATCTCTCTCCTTGTAGCCTTCGGCGCTTGCAAGGAACCCGTTCAAAAAACGGAACTGGAAGGTTTCGTAGTAAAAAACGTAATTCATCCCAACAACAATCCTTACAATAAGGACAAGGTGGAATTGGGAAAACTTCTCTATTTTGATAAGCGACTTTCTCTCAAAGGAGATACGAACTGCGCCATCTGTCATTCCGTGGAAATTCAAAACTCGGAAAAAAATTCAGCGCCGAGAAACAAGATCCACAATTCTCCGGCCCCATCTTTGACGAACGTAGGTTTGTATAAGGACGTATTCTCCGATCCTCAAGCGAACGATCTCGAAGATATCGTAAAGGAAAGAGTTCACACCGCGGTGATGTTGAAGGACGAAAAGACGATCGTCGCAAGACTCAATCAGGTTCCCGAGTACAGAGAACTTTTCGAGAAGTCCTTCGGATCTCCCGGCATCACGATGGACCGAATCGTTAAGGCGATCTCCGCGTTCGAAAGAACGATCGTATCCAAGAATTCCAAATTCGATCGTTATGTGATGGGGGAAGAATCAGCGCTTTCACCCGCGCAGAAACGCGGCCTGGACGTTTTTATGAACAAGGCAAAATGTTCTCAATGTCATAAAGGCCCGAATTTTTCGGATTCGGAAAAACACACCACGGGTTTGAGCGGAATCGAACAAAAGATAAGAACCCCGAGCTTACGCGACGTGAGTAAGAAGAATGAATTCATGCACAACGGAAAGTTTACGAAATTAGAAGACGTCGTAGATCATTTCGTAAAAGGCGGTTCCAGAGGTTCCATCGAAGATCCTCTTTTGAAACCTTCCACGATTACGGAAGTGGAAAAGAAGGATCTGATCGAGTTTTTGAAATCTCTGGAAGGGGAATCTCATCCATTAGAAATGCCTAAAATTCCAAAGGCATAA
- a CDS encoding class I SAM-dependent methyltransferase, producing the protein MCVQKTPTLSLVNAYFFQTMQGYLHYKYRSIKRKLFENLPDKIVELGPGVGSNLRYFKPGTTLLAVEPNAGMHSLLKKNSEKYSVKIELVNLSAEKLPFADSSVDAVVCSLVLCTVEKPDQVLKEIKRVLKAGGKFVFLEHVAAEHGSWIEWIQKIVFKPWLWFFEGCRLNRDTYQTLQNAEFSNLKIERSSLSTIFLPIRPHIYGIATK; encoded by the coding sequence ATGTGTGTCCAAAAAACGCCTACCTTGAGCTTAGTAAACGCTTACTTTTTTCAAACCATGCAGGGATATTTACATTACAAATACCGGAGCATCAAAAGAAAACTTTTTGAAAACTTACCGGATAAGATCGTAGAGTTGGGTCCGGGAGTTGGTTCCAACCTGAGATACTTCAAACCCGGTACAACTTTATTGGCCGTAGAACCGAACGCAGGAATGCATTCTCTTTTGAAAAAGAATTCGGAGAAGTATTCCGTCAAAATCGAACTGGTAAACCTATCCGCGGAAAAACTTCCGTTTGCGGATTCTTCCGTGGACGCAGTGGTTTGCAGTTTGGTTCTTTGCACCGTTGAAAAACCGGATCAAGTTTTGAAAGAAATCAAACGTGTTTTGAAAGCGGGAGGAAAGTTCGTTTTTTTGGAACACGTTGCGGCGGAGCACGGATCCTGGATAGAATGGATTCAAAAGATCGTCTTTAAACCTTGGCTTTGGTTTTTTGAGGGATGTCGTCTGAACCGAGATACGTATCAAACTCTGCAGAACGCGGAGTTTTCGAATTTGAAAATCGAAAGGAGTTCGCTCTCTACGATTTTTTTACCGATCCGACCCCATATATACGGGATTGCGACTAAGTAA
- a CDS encoding LCP family protein codes for MTVRFSGLKWNRSARLDSKEPSKKTTGWPLYIAAGILLFSALIFLISKFNRTGLEEKIAAGKPIYFLFHALGDNEEYEFGVLATLFPSNNRCALYFIHPITSFDDPDDSLDLLKSGAKSSVKSAVTDLIGAKPHYTISLTASNWIRIVDLLGGLSVYTDNKTVRNSSEYNREPGVYTMSGQDVYDYASKMDKKETLDYLERISRQESAVLTLYETLSQRKEFLTTPLLIFAHSLIESDLSKEDFVSLVKFANSRRIQFGISELPGEPSNDPKTKKLYLKTDIARARVAFRKFSKDMNSDVFMDAEFARTEVLNGTEVAGLAKDVRSILSDKRIKVLAADNAWKKGFPKTVVIDRSGNTAIMDRISTVLEKAEVHHVLRKDLGLDATVVVGSDYEPRK; via the coding sequence TTGACAGTCAGGTTTTCCGGTTTGAAATGGAATCGGAGCGCACGTTTGGATTCAAAAGAACCTTCTAAAAAAACAACCGGCTGGCCGCTTTATATCGCCGCGGGTATTCTCTTATTTTCCGCACTTATCTTTCTGATTAGCAAATTCAATCGAACCGGTTTGGAAGAAAAAATCGCGGCCGGTAAACCGATCTATTTTTTATTTCATGCTCTCGGCGATAACGAAGAATACGAATTCGGCGTTTTGGCAACCTTGTTTCCTTCGAACAATCGTTGCGCGTTATATTTTATTCATCCGATCACATCGTTCGACGATCCGGACGATTCCTTGGATCTTTTGAAATCGGGGGCCAAGTCCTCCGTGAAAAGCGCGGTCACCGATTTGATCGGAGCCAAGCCGCATTATACGATTTCTCTTACCGCATCCAATTGGATTCGTATCGTGGATCTTCTCGGAGGTTTGAGCGTTTATACGGATAACAAAACCGTACGCAATTCTTCCGAATACAACCGTGAACCGGGCGTTTATACGATGTCCGGTCAAGACGTGTACGACTACGCGAGTAAGATGGATAAAAAAGAAACCTTGGATTACTTGGAAAGAATCAGCCGTCAAGAAAGCGCGGTGCTTACTTTGTATGAAACTCTTTCCCAAAGAAAAGAATTCTTAACCACTCCTCTTCTGATCTTCGCTCACAGTCTGATCGAATCCGATCTTTCCAAAGAGGATTTTGTAAGTCTTGTTAAGTTCGCCAATTCCAGAAGAATTCAATTCGGCATTTCGGAACTTCCGGGTGAACCGTCTAACGACCCTAAGACGAAAAAACTTTATCTGAAGACCGATATAGCGAGAGCCAGAGTTGCGTTTCGCAAATTCTCCAAGGACATGAACTCCGATGTTTTTATGGACGCGGAATTCGCAAGAACCGAAGTGTTGAACGGAACCGAAGTAGCGGGTCTTGCAAAGGACGTTCGCAGTATTCTTTCCGATAAAAGAATCAAGGTTCTCGCCGCGGACAACGCTTGGAAAAAAGGATTTCCTAAAACAGTGGTCATCGATCGTTCCGGAAACACGGCGATCATGGACCGCATATCGACAGTATTAGAAAAAGCAGAAGTACATCACGTACTGAGAAAGGATCTTGGCCTCGACGCGACCGTCGTGGTCGGCTCCGATTACGAACCGAGAAAATAA
- a CDS encoding thioredoxin domain-containing protein: MVECRKFFTNRKMNFTGLKENNSMNLHSHNPNRLLQEKSPYLQQHAYNPVDWFPWGEEALTKARDQDKLIFLSIGYATCHWCHVMERESFENQTIADYLNSHYVSIKVDREERPDIDRIFMDALHAMDQQGGWPLNMFLTPDGKPITGGTYFPPEPRYGRKSFLEVLNVIQGVWSTKRQELITASTELSQYLKESGEGRANEKQEAGFPAENSFDAGYSLYESYYDPQFGGFKTNHVNKFPPSMGLSFLLRYHHSSGNPRALEMAENTLLAMKQGGIYDQVGGGLCRYSTDHHWLVPHFEKMLYDNSLFLESLVEYSQVSKKIPAESFALDVIDYLHRDMRIPGGGICSAEDADSEGEEGLFYIWDLAEFREVCGEDSSLLEKFWNVTEKGNFEEKNILHESYRSAVAKLDSEELKRIDAALERGRKKLLERRSKRIRPLRDDKILTSWNGLYIKALVKAGSAFQREEFLVLAEETYSFIEKNLIDSNGRILRRFRDGESGILGYSNDYAEMIAASIALFEAGRGIRYLKNAVLWMEESIRLFRSPAGVFFDTGSDGEVLLRRSVDGYDGVEPSANSSLAYSLVKLSLLGVHSDRYREIAESIFLYFTKELSTHALSYPFLLSAYWTYKHHSKEIVLIRKNGEAGKDLLSAIGKKFLPNSVVAVVNEDELEEARKLSSLFEARDSGGGALVYVCENFACKLPVDNVADLEKFLE; this comes from the coding sequence ATGGTTGAATGCAGGAAGTTTTTTACAAATCGAAAAATGAATTTTACGGGTCTAAAAGAGAACAATTCAATGAATTTACATTCACATAATCCCAATCGTCTCCTTCAAGAGAAAAGTCCTTATCTCCAACAACATGCGTACAACCCTGTGGACTGGTTTCCATGGGGTGAGGAAGCCTTAACCAAAGCAAGGGATCAGGACAAACTCATATTCTTATCGATAGGTTATGCGACATGTCATTGGTGCCACGTGATGGAGAGAGAATCCTTTGAAAATCAAACCATTGCGGATTATCTAAATTCTCATTACGTTTCGATCAAGGTGGATCGGGAAGAACGGCCCGATATCGATCGAATTTTTATGGACGCGTTGCACGCGATGGATCAGCAGGGAGGTTGGCCGCTCAATATGTTTTTGACTCCGGACGGCAAACCGATCACCGGAGGAACGTATTTTCCGCCCGAGCCGCGATACGGAAGAAAGAGCTTTTTAGAAGTTTTGAATGTGATTCAGGGTGTGTGGAGCACGAAACGTCAGGAACTGATCACGGCTTCCACGGAACTTTCGCAATATCTGAAAGAATCCGGAGAAGGACGCGCGAACGAAAAACAAGAGGCAGGTTTTCCTGCGGAGAATAGCTTCGATGCGGGATATTCCCTTTACGAAAGTTATTACGATCCTCAGTTCGGCGGCTTTAAAACGAATCATGTCAATAAATTTCCTCCGAGCATGGGGCTTTCGTTTTTGCTTCGATATCATCATTCTTCCGGAAATCCCCGTGCGCTGGAAATGGCCGAAAACACGCTTTTAGCGATGAAACAAGGCGGAATTTACGATCAGGTCGGGGGCGGTCTTTGCCGTTATTCCACCGATCATCACTGGTTGGTTCCTCACTTTGAGAAGATGCTCTATGACAATTCTTTGTTTTTGGAAAGCCTTGTGGAATATTCTCAGGTTTCCAAAAAGATTCCCGCGGAGTCGTTCGCATTGGACGTGATCGATTATCTACATCGGGACATGAGAATTCCAGGAGGTGGAATCTGTAGCGCGGAAGACGCCGACTCGGAAGGAGAAGAAGGACTTTTTTATATCTGGGATCTCGCGGAATTCAGGGAAGTCTGCGGCGAAGATTCTTCCTTGCTCGAAAAATTTTGGAACGTTACCGAGAAGGGAAACTTCGAAGAGAAGAATATTCTTCATGAAAGTTATCGAAGCGCGGTCGCGAAACTCGACTCTGAGGAATTGAAGCGCATCGACGCGGCCTTGGAAAGAGGCAGAAAAAAACTTTTGGAAAGAAGAAGCAAACGGATTCGTCCCTTGCGCGATGATAAGATTCTTACTTCTTGGAACGGTCTTTATATCAAGGCTCTTGTCAAGGCCGGTTCCGCGTTTCAAAGGGAAGAATTTTTGGTTCTCGCGGAAGAAACGTATTCTTTTATAGAAAAAAATCTGATCGATTCAAACGGAAGAATCTTACGAAGATTCCGAGACGGAGAATCCGGTATATTAGGATATTCGAATGATTACGCGGAGATGATCGCGGCTTCGATCGCGTTGTTCGAAGCGGGTCGAGGAATTCGTTATCTGAAAAACGCGGTCCTTTGGATGGAAGAGTCGATTCGTTTGTTCCGTTCTCCTGCGGGTGTGTTTTTTGACACCGGATCGGACGGAGAAGTTCTTTTGAGAAGAAGCGTGGACGGTTACGACGGTGTGGAACCTTCTGCGAACAGTTCTCTTGCGTATTCTTTGGTGAAGTTATCCTTGCTCGGTGTTCACTCGGATCGCTATCGCGAAATTGCGGAATCCATCTTTTTGTATTTTACGAAAGAATTGTCCACACACGCTTTGAGTTATCCGTTCCTTCTTTCCGCGTATTGGACTTATAAACATCATTCGAAAGAAATCGTTTTGATTCGTAAGAATGGAGAAGCGGGTAAGGATCTTTTGTCCGCGATCGGTAAGAAGTTTTTACCGAACTCGGTGGTTGCCGTCGTAAACGAGGACGAACTCGAGGAAGCGAGAAAACTTTCTTCTCTTTTTGAGGCAAGAGACAGCGGGGGAGGCGCGCTCGTGTATGTTTGTGAAAACTTTGCGTGCAAACTTCCCGTGGACAACGTTGCCGATTTGGAAAAGTTTCTCGAGTAG
- a CDS encoding TolC family protein, whose amino-acid sequence MDLKKERTRGKFRNLLIFGTILFVATQPIIGEDILPEEAVLEEEKKSSEGNLSDSRRVLRLTLREAVNHVLEKNITIQNAKMEYVKADGTELKNESQFTWNLIGGITVFKTNLPNNRNNVFAGQKQSQDKLSVGVEKNFRTGTYAKFEASTTRFDTSAFENPQTTPSNLTFLAIPPQYTSALTITLSQELLKYSFGKTQKDKDAIIRQNTVIKREELIYTLSQLVVQTLVQYWSLNIYDSNVKTLEELQSNTKNIRDLTARKRNLGLSENFEVNLWSSILSQTAGNLEKAKVSRKEAERNLIRILNADPTSKIEGVTDLQEEVPADFEVEKDYLFALDHRTDLKNLRKQREIAELNLRIKEAEDMPSLKVSGAYSTRGQNIVSPQQNISDTNRGIASFKYPEAYAAFQFSYPLWDKGIKADIRNAKLDVENLEKKEAELKLSIKEELSNRYAAIVADKDLFEGAKKRREEASKYYRGLSERFRQGRFTAVAVKAALDNVIQSELQVTQSKIQLNIDILRYELAKNHIFEKFGVNVNDIIDRLMKMADPALLQSAASASNTSEQK is encoded by the coding sequence ATGGATCTCAAAAAGGAAAGGACTCGCGGAAAATTCAGAAATCTTCTCATTTTCGGAACCATCCTTTTTGTAGCAACGCAACCTATAATCGGTGAGGACATTTTACCGGAAGAGGCCGTTTTGGAAGAGGAAAAAAAATCTTCCGAAGGGAACCTAAGCGATTCGAGAAGGGTACTGCGTTTAACTCTTCGTGAAGCGGTCAATCACGTCCTCGAAAAAAACATCACGATCCAAAACGCAAAGATGGAATACGTAAAAGCCGACGGAACGGAACTCAAAAACGAGTCTCAGTTCACTTGGAATCTCATAGGCGGGATCACGGTCTTTAAAACGAATCTTCCCAACAACCGAAACAACGTCTTTGCCGGACAAAAACAAAGTCAGGACAAACTCAGCGTCGGTGTTGAAAAGAATTTCAGAACCGGAACCTACGCAAAGTTCGAAGCAAGCACTACCCGTTTCGATACAAGCGCGTTTGAAAACCCGCAAACCACTCCGTCAAACCTGACTTTTCTTGCGATTCCTCCGCAGTACACAAGTGCGCTTACGATCACTTTAAGCCAGGAACTTCTCAAATATAGCTTTGGGAAAACTCAGAAAGACAAAGACGCAATCATCAGACAAAATACGGTTATCAAAAGGGAAGAATTGATCTATACTCTTTCCCAACTCGTGGTTCAAACCCTCGTTCAATACTGGAGTTTGAATATCTACGATTCCAACGTGAAAACCTTGGAAGAATTGCAATCCAACACAAAAAACATCCGCGACCTTACCGCAAGAAAACGCAACCTCGGTCTTTCAGAAAATTTTGAAGTGAATCTTTGGAGTTCCATTCTTTCCCAAACCGCGGGGAACTTGGAAAAGGCGAAGGTTTCCCGTAAGGAAGCGGAAAGAAACCTGATTCGTATTTTAAACGCGGATCCAACTTCCAAAATCGAAGGTGTTACCGATCTTCAAGAAGAGGTTCCTGCGGACTTCGAAGTGGAAAAGGATTATCTATTCGCTTTGGATCATAGAACCGATCTGAAGAATCTTCGCAAACAAAGGGAAATCGCAGAACTCAATCTGAGAATCAAAGAAGCCGAAGACATGCCTTCGTTGAAAGTATCGGGAGCTTATTCCACGAGAGGTCAGAACATCGTTTCTCCTCAACAGAACATTTCCGATACGAACCGAGGAATCGCTTCCTTTAAATATCCGGAAGCTTACGCCGCATTCCAATTTTCTTATCCTCTTTGGGACAAGGGAATCAAGGCCGATATTCGAAACGCCAAATTGGATGTGGAGAATTTAGAAAAGAAAGAAGCCGAACTCAAACTGAGCATCAAAGAAGAATTGTCGAACCGTTATGCGGCCATTGTCGCGGATAAGGATCTTTTTGAAGGCGCAAAAAAGAGAAGGGAAGAAGCAAGTAAATACTACAGGGGTCTTTCCGAACGTTTTCGTCAGGGTAGATTCACGGCGGTCGCAGTTAAGGCCGCTTTGGACAACGTGATTCAATCCGAACTCCAAGTGACTCAATCCAAGATTCAGTTGAACATCGACATTCTTCGTTACGAACTCGCTAAGAATCATATCTTCGAAAAATTCGGCGTCAACGTAAACGATATCATCGATCGTTTGATGAAGATGGCGGACCCCGCACTGCTTCAAAGCGCGGCATCCGCCTCGAACACTTCCGAACAAAAATAA